A window of the Lolium perenne isolate Kyuss_39 chromosome 7, Kyuss_2.0, whole genome shotgun sequence genome harbors these coding sequences:
- the LOC139833584 gene encoding protein MAIN-LIKE 2-like: MEKGMSHTVTAIGNQERRFEVRLPTDKFGCVNAVRTHEVRIGNEEWPSYMAARSLLDPLIDQKHRASHLEADPQSMEPRQTRTPKKNWMIHPQWEDRLKWAGLLPFARLVEARDHISRLNYDAALITRLVDRWRPETHTFHFRWGEMAPTLQDVSMLLGLPLAGEPIGPLEETVGWMHSMDARFQGVRADVGPMTFEAHGPRQAWLHEFQIEQFGFPDVPMTAVQITRSLEAYLMWLLGKTMFTDNHGNTISARYIPIAQEIAEATEAEDIIQRSWGSAVLAATYRGMCKGCQLTSHGSGIIGCPLLLQLWSWARFPIGRPEIRDGSWPPDELYDAERIDMPTFGSLWTSRKRHFGHNQLRNCYPAFTRAI, from the exons ATGGAGAAGGGTATGTCACACACTGTTACGGCCATCGGTAATCAGGAAAGGAGGTTTGAGGTGCGCTTACCAACCGACAAGTTTGGTTGTGTGAATGCGGTGAGAACACATGAGGTCAGAATTGGAAATGAAGAATGGCCATCGT ATATGGCGGCTCGATCGTTGCTCGATCCACTTATTGATCAGAAACATCGTGCATCGCACTTGGAGGCTGACCCGCAGAGCATGGAGCCACGGCAGACCCGTACTCCAAAGAAGAACTGGATGATACACCCTCAATGGGAAGACAG gttgaaGTGGGCAGGACTACTACCTTTCGCTCGATTAGTGGAGGCCCGAGATCACATTTCGCGCCTGAACTACGATGCTGCTTTGATCACCCGCTTAGTGGATCGATGGAGGCCCGAGACCCACACGTTCCACTTTCGCTGGGGTGAGATGGCGCCTACTCTACAGGACGTGTCTATGTTGCTGGGCCTTCCGTTGGCAGGTGAGCCCATAGGCCCATTGGAGGAAACCGTGGGCTGGATGCACAGCATGGATGCACGTTTCCAGGGTGTTCGTGCAGACGTTGGGCCTATGACTTTTGAGGCTCACGGGCCTCGCCAGGCATGGCTACACGAGTTCCAG ATCGAGCAGTTCGGATTCCCAGATGTACCGATGACTGCGGTTCAGATCACTCGCAGCTTGGAGGCGTACCTCATGTGGCTACTCGGGAAGACGATGTTCACGGACAATCACGGGAATACGATCAGTGCGCGGTACATCCCTATAGCTCAGGAGATAGCAGAGGCCACCGAAGCAGAGGACATCATTCAGAGGAGCTGGGGTTCTGCGGTCTTAGCCGCTACGTACCGAGGTATGTGTAAGGGTTGCCAGCTAACCTCGCATGGTTCTGGCATCATTGGTTGTCCACTCCTGTTGCAGCTCTGGTCGTGGGCGAGGTTTCCCATCGGCCGTCCTGAGATTAGAGATGGATCTTGGCCGCCAGACGAGTTGTACGACGCAGAGCGCATCGACATGCCGACGTTTGGTTCTCTATGGACATCGCGGAAG AGACATTTTGGGCATAATCAGCTAAGGAATTGCTACCCAGCATTCACGAGAGCGATTTGA